In Bactrocera oleae isolate idBacOlea1 chromosome 3, idBacOlea1, whole genome shotgun sequence, a genomic segment contains:
- the LOC106620637 gene encoding calmodulin-lysine N-methyltransferase: protein MSTSVQNFNKSPNVIDSTAVMSATAVAASSAIQQLSSISLMLEYDIDNTLNTIKENGVHLIQQQERQAPQQAHHPPKHVSQPSTLTNEALRDIKPVLPPTPPATPNLANTARKRWKILAKVLRKDSEETVSSSGEEFGEEQTASVRRFKSFDLLRQDSFEDHMTLNCLGKPENWYKYSVLLDGEGQQEFTVNIHHVERQLTASDLMGFNNTGNICVWPSEEALTAYVLSDVATYSDKWILELGGGFTCLAGLMLSKYAKPYAVHLTDGNDVSVENVKKTVCLNELACYTKCSVLKWEDVSARATAEAGKFDVILSADCLFFDEARSSLVETIWYYMAPRGEAIIMAPRRGKTMAMFVSECTRRGFAVEITQRYNETIWKRHEELMMTSGLYDEDLHYPVLLRLRKPFMG, encoded by the coding sequence ATGTCGACttctgtacaaaattttaacaaatcgCCAAACGTCATTGACTCCACAGCGGTAATGTCGGCCACCGCCGTCGCTGCCAGTTCCGCCATTCAACAACTCTCGTCGATATCGCTAATGCTCGAGTACGACATTGACAACACACTGAACACCATCAAAGAGAATGGTGTACATCtcatacaacaacaagaacgacAAGCGCCACAACAAGCACACCATCCGCCGAAGCATGTGAGCCAGCCATCGACCCTTACAAATGAAGCTTTAAGAGATATTAAACCTGTGCTGCCACCAACACCACCAGCCACGCCCAATTTGGCGAATACAGCGCGCAAACGCTGGAAGATTTTAGCGAAAGTATTGCGCAAAGATTCCGAGGAGACAGTCTCGTCGTCGGGGGAGGAGTTCGGTGAGGAGCAAACGGCCTCGGTGCGTCGCTTCAAGTCATTCGACTTGTTGCGCCAGGACAGCTTCGAAGATCATATGACACTGAACTGCCTGGGCAAACCGGAGAACTGGTACAAATACAGTGTGTTGCTCGATGGGGAGGGTCAGCAGGAGTTCACCGTTAACATACATCACGTGGAGCGTCAGCTAACAGCCAGTGACCTAATGGGCTTCAATAACACCGGCAACATTTGTGTGTGGCCCTCAGAGGAGGCATTAACCGCTTACGTTCTATCCGACGTCGCTACGTATAGTGATAAATGGATATTGGAATTGGGTGGCGGATTCACATGCTTAGCTGGGCTTATGCTCTCCAAGTACGCTAAGCCTTATGCGGTGCATCTCACCGATGGCAACGATGTGTCAGTGGAGAATGTAAAGAAGACAGTATGCTTGAATGAGCTCGCCTGCTACACAAAGTGCTCAGTGCTCAAGTGGGAGGATGTGAGTGCACGTGCTACGGCGGAGGCTGGGAAATTCGATGTCATTCTCTCCGCCGATTGCCTGTTCTTCGATGAAGCGCGCTCGTCGCTGGTGGAGACGATTTGGTATTATATGGCACCCAGAGGTGAGGCGATAATAATGGCGCCAAGACGTGGAAAAACCATGGCGATGTTTGTTAGTGAGTGTACGCGAAGAGGCTTCGCAGTAGAGATAACACAGCGCTATAATGAGACCATATGGAAGCGGCACGAGGAATTGATGATGACGTCCGGTTTGTACGACGAGGACTTACACTACCCTGTTCTGTTGCGTCTGCGTAAGCCCTTCATGGGATAG